The DNA sequence GAGGTCACGAGATGAAACGAACTAAACGACACCCATCTAGATACTTCATTCCTGAACTTATTGAAGATGAAGATATTATCTTTAACAAAGATAGCGAATATCACAAGCAGAAGAAAAAAGAAAAGAAAAATCCCATTTTTAAAAGAAATAAGCCTAAAAGGTAAGGAGATCACAGAATGAAAAACACACTAATTCGCTTCTTGCTCGCATGGTCGCTTATCGATACTTGCTTGTTATTCATGCAACAGAAACCCTTACTTGTCTATCACGCTGATAGTAAGTACCAGATTACTGGCAAGGTTACGGAAAAACGTAAAATCGGAAATCTATTCACTATCACGGTAAACGGGAATGTGTTTGTGGTGAGTGAACAGAAATATAATCATATAGAAATCGGAGATAATATCGAATTATGAACACACTAGAAAATGTAAAGCAATGGTTTATTGATCGTGACCTTGAAAACTGTGGACGGTTAGACAAGCAGTCACTTAAACTCAGTGAAGAGTTCGGAGAGTTATGCGCTGGGTATCTCAAGAAGAATGAGAAGCTGACAAAGGACAGCATCGGAGACTGTGCAGTCGTGATTGTTGGTCTGGCCTTACTGATTAAAGAGGATGTTCATAAGATTTTTAATGAAGTTTTTAGCGACGAAGTTTTTATCGACGAATACTATGTCATAGAATGTCTGGTCTTTTTGAACAGAGCCATCAGTAATATTCAGTTATCAAATGGATTTACAAATAAAGATATATATATAGTCGATTTATCTCGTTCAATTTATTGGTTAAAATCAATCAGCAACGCTCTTGGTTATAACTTTGAAGAATGTTTTGAACTGGCATACCAGGAAATTAAAGACCGTAAGGGTAAATGGATTGACGGGGTGTTTGTGAAAGAGGAGGATTTATAAAATGAAAAGACTAGGAGTTGTATTAGGGGCGGTATTTGTAATCGTTGTATCTCCGTTTGTTGTTCAGTACGGATGGAATGAAATTATCACAACGATTGTTCCTGTCAGTAAAATTACAGTCTGGCAAGCATTAGGGATGGATGCACTACTATCTTTCATCTGGCCTGTGTTATCTAGCAAAAAAGAATCTGAAGAGGATTATTCATATGCTGTAAAAAGCAGTATTTCAAAAATCATTACATGTGCATTATTGATATGGTTAGCTAGTTTGTTTATTTAAGGAGGATTTGGGATGATACCGAATCAAAATTACATGTTGTCAATAGGATTTACTGCTATTTGAAGGAAAAATCATTTGAAAGGACAGACAATGAAACCTAAAAAATATCCGTATTCAGGAAAACTAAAGCTGATTAGACAGACATTGCCAAGGTTCGTCTTACTAGGAAATGCCGCCTTTAACAGCAATTTGGTGAAATACATTGATACAATAAAACAAGTGGCACCAAATCAAACGATCGTCTATTTTAAAATCCCTAAATTCCTTTCGCACGAGGAGAAGTATGTACGGGTACCTCTCAAAATCGGTGAGGTTGTCAAGATTTTAAACCGATGATAAACAAAAAAGCCAAGACATTCTCTGCCTCAGCTATAATTAACACACTATTATTATATCATAAAGGAGATAGAGAGTGAGCAAGGCGAAGGCTATTTTAAAAGATTTAAGGAATTTGGATCTATATATCGCGAGTTTGATTAGGCGAAGAGATAAAGTTGAAGCTTCGCTCTTGTCTAGTCAAAAATACTCTGTTGATAAAGTTTCGGGAGGAATTAAGAAAAAGCAAGATGATATCTATGTTGAGTTGCTAACAGCTAAAGACGAGATTGAACAAAAAACTGCTGAAGCTATCAGGAAGCAGAGAGAACTTCAGGGGTTAATTGACTCTCTGGATAATACTGATAGTCAGGCGATACTGAGTTTGGTTTATATTGATAAGATGACGAGGTGGCAAGTTATGGATGAGCTAAATTGTAGCGAGAGCACCTACTTTCGATTGTTGCGTATAGCAACAAAGGAATTAGATGCGGTGACAGCATTTGACAGTAAATTACAGTAATGACAGTGATTGACAGTGCATGACAGTTTTAACGTGGTATTATAGTATCATCAAGAATTAAGAGCTAGACAGTTGATGTCTGGCTTTTTTGATTTTAAAAAAAGGTGGTGATGGAAAATTGAATGAAAGACAAAGACGATTCGCAGATGAGTACATCATCAACGCAAATGCGACAGATGCAGCTATTAAGGCAGGGTATAGTGAAAAGACTGCTAGAAGTCAAGGACAAAGATTGTTGACAAAAGTTGACATTTCTGAATATATCAAAAAAAGAATGGATGAGATTCAGGATGAAAAAATCCTGACTCAAAAACAAATACTTGTGATGTTGTCAGAGATTGCATCAGGTCAGGCGAAAGAGACAATTGTAGTCACGACAAAAGTAGCTGAGTTGATACCCGATCCCAAAACAGGAAAGAGCGTGAAAGTCTATAACGAAATTCCTCAGCTGGTTGAAATTCCGACAAAAAATAGCGATAGGAACAAAGCTTTGGAGTTACTAGGGAAACGACATCAAATGTGGACTGATAAAGTTGATATCAATGCTACAGTGACCGAAACTAAGAAGTTTGACGATATCGTTAGTCAGTTGGGCGGTGATGGCCTTGACGAATAGTTTCCCTCTATCTCAAAAGTACATTGATTTTTGCAACAGCTTTAATAATGTTGATGCGGACTTTTTGGAAGGCACAACGGCCGCTGGAAAAACAACGGTTGGTGTTGGTGTTAAGTTTATGCGAGCAGTCAGTAGGAGCACAAAGAAGTTTCATATCATTGCAGCAAAGACAGTTGGTGTAGCCGAAAAGAACATCATTAATCAGGATAACGGAATTTTAGACATCCATAAAACAGCCGTCTACTGTGGTAATGGTGACAAAGATTCGAAGATTCCTCACATCAAGTTTGAGGGTAAAATCATTTATGTATTGGGGTATGACAACAAGGAAAAATGGAAGCTGGTTCTTGGTGGACAGTATGGATGTGTCTATATTGATGAGGTCAACACGGCTGACATTGAGTTTGTTCGTGAGTTGTCCACACGTAATGATTATTTGATGGCAACGCTCAATCCGGATAATCCTGATTTACCAGTCTACAAAGAGTTCATCAACAAGGCAAGACCGTACAAAAAATACGCAGGCGATGTGCCGGAAGAAATTATGCGAGACCTATCAGAACCAGCTAACCCTAAATGGCGTTACTGGTTTTTTACGTTTAATGACAACCTGTCACTGACACCAGAAGCCATCCAGAAGAAAAAGGATGCGGCACCAGTTGGGACTAAGCTCTACAAAAATAAAATCCTTGGCCTACGTGGACGAGCAACAGGAATTGTCTTCGTTAATTTTGATAGCAAAAAACACGTATTGAGTAAGTCTTTTGTAAAGAATACGGTCACGTTCCAACGGTTCACAGCTGGACTAGATACAGCTTACTCAGCAAGTAGTCCGGATACAATTGCAATGATTTTCCAAGGGATATCAGATGACGGGAAGTTATATACGCTGGATGAGGAAGTCTATAACAACGCTGAGCTTGATGTGCCGATTGCTCCATCTGATACTGTGGTCAAGTTTATCAATTTCCTAGAACGCAATCGTAGTGAATGGGGATTGGCGCGTGATGTCTTTGTTGATAGTGCGGACCAAGCAACAATTACAGAATTAAACAAATACAAGCGACAATACGGCTGTCTGTATATCTTTAACAATGCTTATAAGAAAACCAAGATTATTGACCGGATCAACTTTCAAATTGGTTGGTTAGCTCAAGGTTGTTACTATGTGTTAAGTCATTGTATGAATCATATCAAAGAGCTAAACACTTACTCATGGAAAGAAGGAAAAGATGAGCCGGAAGATGCAAATGATCACACAATCAATGCGAATCAGTATGCATGGTTGCCATACAGGAAGATAATCGGAAGAAAGGAAAACTAAAGTGGGAATAATGGACATGATCAGAAAGAGTATGAGAAGCTTTCTCAAACTGGAACAGGCACAGCCAAATGTCATCACAATTACAGAGGCAATGACGTTTGAAGATAATGCAGCAAAGAACCAAATTTGGTATCGCGGTGACTCATACGAACTGGACCAGCTCTACAAGCAATTACCACATAGCAACATCAACTTTTGGGGAGCGACAAGTACTCCTGGGCAAGAAATTAGAAAGATTCACACAGGAATCCCTGGTCTTATCGTTGATAGGTTGGTAGATATCACGCTGCACGATATGAATGATTTAGATTTTGCCGAGGAAATGCAAGGGACTTTGTGGGAAGAGATTGCTGAAGATAGCAACTTCCACGATCAACTGCAGGAGGCGATTAAAGATAGTCTTGTGATGGGTGATGGTGCTTTTCGTATTTCATTTGATCCGGAACTTACAGCATTGCCTATTGTTGAATGGGTTGGTGGAGATAGAATTGAAATCATCTACAACCGTGGAAGATTGAAAGAAGTTATTTTCCGCACACACTTCACAGAACGCAGACGGAACTATTTGCTCGAGGAAATCTACGGCTATGGTTCATTAACTTATAAGCTCTACAGAGGCGAAACTGAGCTAGATATGAGCGCAACAGAGTACACTGCTAACCTTGTCGATGTGGAGTTCGATAAATCCGTTATCTTGTGCTTGCCGTTTAAGATTTACACGTCACCTAAAGTAAAAGGCCGTGGTCAATCTATCTATGATCGTAAGACAGATGCTTTTGATAGCTTGGATGAGTCTTGGAGTCAGTGGATGGATGCTCTTCGTTCTGGACGATCACGAGAGTATATTCCTGAGAACTTACTTCCTAGAGATCCTTACACAGGAGAAATTAGTAAGGGCAATCCTTTTGACCATCGCTTTATTAAGGTTGAGACAGCGATGGGCGAGGATGCAAAGAACACAATCACATTGCAACAAGCTAATATCCCACATGAAAGTTATTTGAGTACATACGTGACTGCGCTTGATTTAGCTTTACAAGGTATCATTAGCCCATCAACACTCGGTATTGATGTCAAGAAGCTAGATAATGCCGAGGCACAACGTGAGAAAGAAAAGGCAACTCTCTATACTCGCAATGCTATTGTGACAGCTCTGCAAGATTACCTGCCAAAGTTAATCAGTATGGTTTTGAATGCTGATAGCGTGCTGAAGAAAAACCCACTACAGAAAGTCAAGGTCGACGTGCCGTTTGGCGAGTATGCTAATCCTAGTTTCGAATCACAGGTTGAGACAGTTTCTAAGGCCAAGACAGGCGGTATCATGTCGATTGAAGCGAGCGTTGAGGAATTGTACGGTGACTCAAAAGACCAGGACTGGAAAGACCATGAAGTGGCAAGAATCAAAGCGGAGCAAGGTGTGACAGAAGTCGACGTACCATCATTGAATGAAGCTGCTAACGATTTTGAGATAGAGAAGGAGGCTGAAGATGCTGAAGACAGTGACGATAGGACAGAGGATCTATCACATGAGTCAGAAGGAAGCGCAGGGACTTCTACAGATAGCGAGTGATAATGTAGAGTTTGGTATCTATGCTGTTGAGAAGAACAACAAGTTGGATATGCTCAACCTCAAAATGCCTAGTAAAACAGCTTTGAAACGACAATTGAGAAGTTTTAAGGCGCAAGGTTTTAAGGTGTACTGCAATGGCTTATGATGTATCTAAAGCATTTGAGCGAATCGAAAACGATCTGCTTGATTCTATGATTAGAAATATCGGAAGGCATAAGGCAGAGGAAACTGCTGAAGGTTTTGAATGGGAACAATGGCAGGTCGCTCAATTGAAAGAGCTTGAACGATTTAAGCGATCCAATGCCAAAAAATATAGCAAAGAGTTTGCCAATATCAATAGCAAGATTTCTACAGCTATCCAAGAAGCCTATAAGCAAGGCATGGATGATGAGGAAATGTCTATCCTGGAAGCTATCAAGAACGGTTTTGAATTTAACAGTGGAACAGATAATCTGGGGGCTTCATTTTTCGCTATCAATGAACGAAAGTTGAATGCGTTACTTAACTCGATCGAGCATGATATGAAGACGGCAGAGCATGCTGTATTGAGGTATACAGACGACCAGTACAGGCGCACAATATTTGATGCTCAGGTAGCAGCTAACACGGGAGCTAAGACATATGAGCAATCAGTGGATATGGCAACCAAAGATTTTCTAAGTCGGGGAATCACATGCATCCAATACAGTAACGGGGCCATGGTCAATATCGTATCGTACGCTGACATGGCCATTCGGACAGCAACCAAAAGAGCCTACCTAATGGGCGAGGGAGTCAAGCGCCAGGAGTGGGGGATTCACACTGTTATCTTAAACAAGCGATCGAATGCATGTCCTCTGTGCATGCCTTTTGAAGGTAAAGTATTGATTGATGATGTCTGGTCAGGAGGCAGTGCGGCTGATGGTCCATATCCATTGTTAAGTTCTGCAATGGCAGCTGGTTTGTATCACCCTAACTGCAAAGATAAGCATACAACTTATTTTCCTGGGGTCAGTAGCGAGCCAGAGAAAATATTTACAAATCAGGAATTGGACGACATCAAGGAAAGACAGTTACTGGACAACAAAGTTCAGCATGCTAAGCGACAGGAGAAACGCTTTAGCAGATTATCGCAGTTCAGTCTCGATAAAGACAATGTTCAGAAGTACACATTAAGGGCGGAAGAATGGTCTAAATTTAAGTCTAATGCAGAAGAAAATCTGAAATACTTTGAAGCGGAAAAAGGATACAAATTATACCAAGAGTTTTCACTCGAGAGTGATAGTGATTACAAGAAATTCATCAATCGTCAGAGATTGCCTAGAGATACTAGTGGCGTAGCTTCGAAGAAGATTTCTGCAGAGACACGACACATGTATATCGAGGCGACTCGAAAAAAATTCAAGGATGGTACAGAGCTTGGACAAGCCTTGTTTGCAAGATTAGCCGACCAGTCGGCGATTGCAACTATTGCAGAAACAGGAGTTGTGAGATATGAATCTGGAAAACTCTTCCTGAACATGTATAAGGACGTAGACGACCCTCGCGGACCTGGTACTGGTTATTTCCATGAATTTGGTCACCAAATAGATGAGAAGCTGGGTTGGGAATTCACAAAGGATAAAAAAATACTGCAACTTCTACGTAAAGACTTTATCAATTTATCTGACGATACTATTTTCGAAGCAATCCACATCAACGATAAAGCTTCTTCGGCATCTGATATATTAGGAGCGTTGAGTGAAGGTAGAATACAAGGTAAGTATTCGCACTCGCTCGTTTACTGGGAGAAAAAAGGAAATATAGAGAGCGAGTTTTTTGCGCATGTCTTTGAGGCACAATTTGATAGTGAACGAAGAGAAATACTTGAAAAAACCTTTCCTGAGAGTTATAATTATGTTATAAATAAACTAAAGGAGAGGTAGTCATGCGGATTATCGAAAGCTATCAACGTGTAGCAGAAAAAGCAGATACATTCAGCGACATCTTTGGATATCGTTTAGTAGCCCCGATTTTTCCTGTAGCGGCTATCTATGGACCACAAGAAGAGAGTGATATCTTTGAAGCAAAATTAGACAAATGTATCAAAGATCAATACGATTATTTTGCAGATGAGTACGGCTATGATTCAGAAGAGAAAAGACGTAGACTGCAACGTGAGAAGTATGTATTTTACGATTGTTAATATCACAGAGCGCCGATAAGGTGCTTTTTTTGTACTCAGAAAGGATTGAAAAAATGAAATACAGAAAGAAACCAGTAGTCATTGAGGCGGTGCAGTGGACGGGCGAAAATGTAAAAGAAATCGCTACTTTTATGGGTATTGAATCTGTACCCTACGATTTAAACACTCGAAAACTATCTATTGTGACCTTAGAGGGCATCATGGAAGCATCAAAAGACGATTACATTATCAAAGGCGTGCAAGGTGAATTTTATCCATGTAAGCCTGATATTTTTGCAGAAACATATGAAAAAACGGAGGAATGAAATGTTAGAGAAAGCAAAACAATTGGCATCACAAGAATTTTCGCGCTTATCAGATCGTGAAATCAAAGCAGAAGACTGCTTTGTAGTTTGGTTTAGCAAGACCCTGCAAAACTGGAAAGCTCTTGTTAGTACGAACGCAATTACATCAAGCGAACCTTGTGGAAATTATGCAGAAATCACGCATAACGGAGACAAGAAAGAGACTTATGTGGATGTTTACGCAAAGGTTTCAAACCGTGCCATTAAAGATTAGGAGGTGATCTAACATCTTGACTGGCAGGAATAGACTGCTATAAATCACTGTAAATCGCTATAAACCGTGTCGAATTCGAGGCGGTTTTTCTTATACTCTAACCGTATGGAATCCCGTACGGTTTTCTTTTTGTCCGAAGACTAAAAACTACGTGGAGACACCAGTGACAATAACTGAAATAGGGAGACACCCTTAAAACTGAAAGGAGAACGCTATGTTCAAACGCAAACTATTTTTCCATAATGCAGATACAGGAACTGGCTCTGGCTCTGCAGGTGGACAAGACACGTCAAGCCAAACTCAACCATCTAGCACTCCTGAGATTGACTATGACAAAATCGCTAGCATTGTCGAAGGCAAGCAAAAGGTTGCTGAAGATACCGTGCTAAAAAATTACTTTAAGCAGCAAGGATTGAGTGGTGAAGAAATGGCTCAAGCTATTACTGCTTTTAAGTCGCAGAAAGCTGATGCAACACCAGACGTCACATTACTACAGCAACAGTTAACGCAGGCGCAAGCAAGTGCATTGCAAGCTAATTTAGAGCGAAATCTACAATTAGCAGCAATCGAGGAAGGATTGCCTGTTGGTGTACTACCTTATGTGATGAAATTGGCTGATACATCAACTCTCACACTTGAATCGAAACCAGAAGATTTCAAAGCTATTGTCGCAAAAGTGTTGGAAGACGTTCCTGCATTGAAGCCAAATAAAGAAGAGTCAACTGGGTTTCAACAAATCGGATCTACCGGTAAAACACAACAAACTAACCAAACTGATGCCATTGCTGCAGCGTTTGGTCTTTAAGAAAAAGGAGAATTAAATTATGACAGTTTATAACTACGCAGAACAATTCGAACAAGCTTTGCATCAAAAATATGCAAAGGAGCTTGCGTCTGTAGATTTGTTTAACTCAAATCCGCAAGTGAAATTTATCAATGCTCAAACAATTAAGCTACCAAACATCACAGTATCTGGTTACAAAGACCACAATCGTCAAACTATCGGTTTTAATTCTGGAACAATCTCCAACGAATGGGAACCAAAGAAACTCGAACATGACCGCGACATCGAATTTGCAATCGATCCTATGGATGTCGATGAAACAAACCTTGTCGTCTCTATTGCCAATGTTCAAAACACTCTGGAAACTGAACAAGGTATTCCTGAAAAAGATTGCTACGTGTTCTCAAAACTCTACACAGAAGCAGGTAAGTATACTGCTAACGGTGCCACTATCGACACTACAACATTGACTGCAGAAAATATCTTGCAAAAATTTGATGATGCCATGGAAAAAATGGACGAAGCAGGCGTCCCATCTGAAGGTCGCATTTTGTACGTCACTCCAGCTGTCAACAAGCTCTTCAAGCAGGCTAAAGACATCCAACGCGTGCTAGGAGTGAATGGTTCAAATGGCGACGTCAAACGCTCTATCTATAGCCTTGATGACGTTAAAATCAAACAAGTGCAATCAGCTCGCATGAAATCACAATACAACTTTACAAATGGCTGTGTCGCAACAGATGAAGCGAAACAAATGAACTTCATCTTAATCCACCCATCTTGTGAAGTTGCTCGTGAAAAATACTCTTACATCAAAGTATTTACACCAGGTCATGACTCACGTACAGCTGACAACTATTTGCTCCAATCTCGCTTCTACATGGATGCATTCTTGATCAAGAACAAAGCAGCTGGTATCTTTATTAACGCGACAGCGTAAGAAAGGATGGTGTAGCATATGGTATTAAAAGCAATTAAAGGCGCTCGCGTCTATGATATCGATGAGTCAGCGATCAATGATTTTGTTGGTCGTGGCTTTGAAGTCTACGAAGATGGTGAATTAAAATATGGTGAATCTGTCGACAAGGTTTCAAAAGAGGAGTACGAAAAAGTTTTGGCTGACTTGAAAAATGCTAAGGATGAAATCAAGAAGCTCAAAGGAGCTAA is a window from the Streptococcus oralis genome containing:
- a CDS encoding capsid protein — encoded protein: MDMIRKSMRSFLKLEQAQPNVITITEAMTFEDNAAKNQIWYRGDSYELDQLYKQLPHSNINFWGATSTPGQEIRKIHTGIPGLIVDRLVDITLHDMNDLDFAEEMQGTLWEEIAEDSNFHDQLQEAIKDSLVMGDGAFRISFDPELTALPIVEWVGGDRIEIIYNRGRLKEVIFRTHFTERRRNYLLEEIYGYGSLTYKLYRGETELDMSATEYTANLVDVEFDKSVILCLPFKIYTSPKVKGRGQSIYDRKTDAFDSLDESWSQWMDALRSGRSREYIPENLLPRDPYTGEISKGNPFDHRFIKVETAMGEDAKNTITLQQANIPHESYLSTYVTALDLALQGIISPSTLGIDVKKLDNAEAQREKEKATLYTRNAIVTALQDYLPKLISMVLNADSVLKKNPLQKVKVDVPFGEYANPSFESQVETVSKAKTGGIMSIEASVEELYGDSKDQDWKDHEVARIKAEQGVTEVDVPSLNEAANDFEIEKEAEDAEDSDDRTEDLSHESEGSAGTSTDSE
- a CDS encoding DUF6275 family protein is translated as MLEKAKQLASQEFSRLSDREIKAEDCFVVWFSKTLQNWKALVSTNAITSSEPCGNYAEITHNGDKKETYVDVYAKVSNRAIKD
- a CDS encoding terminase small subunit; the protein is MAFLILKKGGDGKLNERQRRFADEYIINANATDAAIKAGYSEKTARSQGQRLLTKVDISEYIKKRMDEIQDEKILTQKQILVMLSEIASGQAKETIVVTTKVAELIPDPKTGKSVKVYNEIPQLVEIPTKNSDRNKALELLGKRHQMWTDKVDINATVTETKKFDDIVSQLGGDGLDE
- a CDS encoding MazG-like family protein — protein: MNTLENVKQWFIDRDLENCGRLDKQSLKLSEEFGELCAGYLKKNEKLTKDSIGDCAVVIVGLALLIKEDVHKIFNEVFSDEVFIDEYYVIECLVFLNRAISNIQLSNGFTNKDIYIVDLSRSIYWLKSISNALGYNFEECFELAYQEIKDRKGKWIDGVFVKEEDL
- a CDS encoding phage minor capsid protein, with product MAYDVSKAFERIENDLLDSMIRNIGRHKAEETAEGFEWEQWQVAQLKELERFKRSNAKKYSKEFANINSKISTAIQEAYKQGMDDEEMSILEAIKNGFEFNSGTDNLGASFFAINERKLNALLNSIEHDMKTAEHAVLRYTDDQYRRTIFDAQVAANTGAKTYEQSVDMATKDFLSRGITCIQYSNGAMVNIVSYADMAIRTATKRAYLMGEGVKRQEWGIHTVILNKRSNACPLCMPFEGKVLIDDVWSGGSAADGPYPLLSSAMAAGLYHPNCKDKHTTYFPGVSSEPEKIFTNQELDDIKERQLLDNKVQHAKRQEKRFSRLSQFSLDKDNVQKYTLRAEEWSKFKSNAEENLKYFEAEKGYKLYQEFSLESDSDYKKFINRQRLPRDTSGVASKKISAETRHMYIEATRKKFKDGTELGQALFARLADQSAIATIAETGVVRYESGKLFLNMYKDVDDPRGPGTGYFHEFGHQIDEKLGWEFTKDKKILQLLRKDFINLSDDTIFEAIHINDKASSASDILGALSEGRIQGKYSHSLVYWEKKGNIESEFFAHVFEAQFDSERREILEKTFPESYNYVINKLKER
- a CDS encoding terminase; its protein translation is MALTNSFPLSQKYIDFCNSFNNVDADFLEGTTAAGKTTVGVGVKFMRAVSRSTKKFHIIAAKTVGVAEKNIINQDNGILDIHKTAVYCGNGDKDSKIPHIKFEGKIIYVLGYDNKEKWKLVLGGQYGCVYIDEVNTADIEFVRELSTRNDYLMATLNPDNPDLPVYKEFINKARPYKKYAGDVPEEIMRDLSEPANPKWRYWFFTFNDNLSLTPEAIQKKKDAAPVGTKLYKNKILGLRGRATGIVFVNFDSKKHVLSKSFVKNTVTFQRFTAGLDTAYSASSPDTIAMIFQGISDDGKLYTLDEEVYNNAELDVPIAPSDTVVKFINFLERNRSEWGLARDVFVDSADQATITELNKYKRQYGCLYIFNNAYKKTKIIDRINFQIGWLAQGCYYVLSHCMNHIKELNTYSWKEGKDEPEDANDHTINANQYAWLPYRKIIGRKEN
- a CDS encoding capsid protein — protein: MTVYNYAEQFEQALHQKYAKELASVDLFNSNPQVKFINAQTIKLPNITVSGYKDHNRQTIGFNSGTISNEWEPKKLEHDRDIEFAIDPMDVDETNLVVSIANVQNTLETEQGIPEKDCYVFSKLYTEAGKYTANGATIDTTTLTAENILQKFDDAMEKMDEAGVPSEGRILYVTPAVNKLFKQAKDIQRVLGVNGSNGDVKRSIYSLDDVKIKQVQSARMKSQYNFTNGCVATDEAKQMNFILIHPSCEVAREKYSYIKVFTPGHDSRTADNYLLQSRFYMDAFLIKNKAAGIFINATA
- a CDS encoding DUF1372 family protein, with the translated sequence MKNTLIRFLLAWSLIDTCLLFMQQKPLLVYHADSKYQITGKVTEKRKIGNLFTITVNGNVFVVSEQKYNHIEIGDNIEL
- a CDS encoding DUF1492 domain-containing protein, giving the protein MSKAKAILKDLRNLDLYIASLIRRRDKVEASLLSSQKYSVDKVSGGIKKKQDDIYVELLTAKDEIEQKTAEAIRKQRELQGLIDSLDNTDSQAILSLVYIDKMTRWQVMDELNCSESTYFRLLRIATKELDAVTAFDSKLQ